The following proteins are encoded in a genomic region of Phycisphaera sp.:
- the der gene encoding ribosome biogenesis GTPase Der: MPIPRIAIVGRPNVGKSSLMNMLAHSKVSIVDDLPGVTRDRVTTIIDLPHSDGRPERPVEITDTGGYGVYVAEGQRYDEVGADLSTLTDDVEGQIEAAVSDADLILFCVDVQAGLTPRDEEIARLLREQKLGRRDRAEMAKLDPSLGKQAPVYIVATKVDGPKWETHAYEMSALGFGEPLMCSARNNYMRRDISDRLYDLLPAEDETASVPPADLSIAVIGKRNAGKSTLVNALAGAERVIVSEIAGTTRDAIDVLVEKDGKRIIVIDTAGMRRKKSFQGKVEWFAFDRVQRAIDRADVVMLMIDSTEPTSQVDQQLAMLCQNAFKPTILAVNKWDLAEGRTDDKGRPVTPERYEKYVREGFKGLPFAPIALLSAKAGLNIDGVLELAFDLKKQAHERVSTGALNRLIRSILEKRGPATKIGTMARMFYVAQVGTAPPTIAMVVNEPKLFTPNYMRYLMNRLREQAPFDEIPFRVFVRSRKQFDKRREQAERRDKKGLIDTSAFDRGEDLELTPDEIESLFRIPGEGSGEGGSFVDESGIEGEVFEDAEVFVFGDDEAEDTRS, translated from the coding sequence ATGCCTATACCACGGATCGCGATCGTGGGCCGGCCCAATGTGGGCAAGAGCTCGCTGATGAACATGCTGGCCCATTCCAAGGTGTCGATCGTTGACGATCTGCCGGGGGTGACGCGCGATCGGGTGACGACGATCATCGATCTGCCCCATAGCGATGGGCGGCCCGAGCGGCCTGTCGAGATCACCGACACGGGTGGTTATGGGGTCTATGTGGCCGAGGGGCAGCGCTACGACGAGGTGGGGGCTGACCTCTCGACGCTGACCGATGATGTCGAAGGGCAGATCGAGGCGGCGGTGTCGGATGCCGATTTGATCCTGTTCTGCGTGGACGTGCAGGCGGGGCTGACGCCGCGGGACGAGGAGATCGCCCGGCTGCTGCGCGAGCAGAAGCTGGGGCGGCGCGATCGCGCCGAGATGGCGAAGCTCGACCCCAGCCTGGGCAAGCAGGCGCCGGTCTACATCGTGGCGACCAAGGTGGACGGGCCCAAGTGGGAGACCCACGCCTACGAGATGAGCGCGTTGGGCTTTGGCGAGCCCTTGATGTGCAGCGCGCGGAACAACTACATGCGGCGGGACATCAGCGACCGGCTGTACGACCTGCTGCCGGCCGAGGACGAGACGGCCAGCGTGCCGCCGGCGGACCTGTCGATCGCGGTGATCGGCAAGCGGAACGCGGGCAAGAGCACGCTGGTCAACGCGCTGGCGGGGGCCGAGCGGGTGATCGTGTCGGAGATCGCGGGAACGACGCGCGACGCGATCGACGTGCTGGTGGAGAAGGATGGCAAGCGGATCATCGTGATCGATACGGCCGGCATGCGGCGGAAGAAGAGCTTCCAGGGCAAGGTCGAGTGGTTCGCGTTCGACCGCGTGCAGCGGGCGATCGATCGGGCCGACGTGGTGATGCTGATGATCGACTCGACCGAGCCGACGAGCCAGGTGGACCAGCAGCTCGCGATGCTGTGCCAGAACGCGTTCAAGCCGACGATTCTGGCGGTGAACAAGTGGGACCTAGCCGAGGGACGGACCGATGACAAGGGCCGGCCTGTGACCCCCGAGCGGTACGAGAAGTACGTGCGTGAGGGGTTTAAGGGGCTGCCGTTCGCGCCGATTGCGCTCTTGAGCGCGAAGGCCGGGCTGAACATCGACGGCGTGCTGGAGCTGGCGTTCGACCTGAAGAAGCAGGCGCACGAGCGGGTGTCGACCGGGGCGTTGAACCGGCTGATTCGGTCGATCCTGGAGAAGCGCGGGCCGGCCACGAAGATCGGCACGATGGCGCGGATGTTCTATGTGGCGCAGGTGGGGACGGCCCCGCCGACGATCGCGATGGTGGTGAACGAGCCCAAGCTGTTCACGCCCAATTACATGCGGTATCTGATGAATCGGCTGCGCGAGCAGGCGCCATTTGATGAGATCCCGTTCCGGGTGTTCGTGCGGAGCCGCAAGCAGTTCGACAAGCGGCGTGAGCAGGCGGAACGTCGTGATAAGAAGGGGCTGATCGACACGAGCGCGTTCGATCGGGGTGAGGATCTTGAGCTGACGCCCGACGAGATCGAGAGCCTGTTCCGTATTCCGGGTGAGGGATCGGGCGAGGGTGGATCGTTCGTGGATGAGAGTGGCATCGAGGGCGAGGTGTTCGAGGATGCCGAGGTGTTTGTTTTTGGCGATGACGAAGCAGAGGACACCCGGTCGTAA
- a CDS encoding tRNA pseudouridine synthase A, translating to MPTYRLTLRYDGTAFCGWQKQEPPAPVPGEPVATGSAIHHADPSLPAPPGRVALRTVQAVAEQAVRQVVREPIILTGASRTDAGVHARGQTAAFTCSDGSDPARHGGGWPVERGLDALVRAVNGRLPQDVLLTHAQPTHDAFNPIGDAQRKAYTYTFHDHHQRPLFDRAFVTHTHHTLDAAAMHAAAQHLVGEHDFAAFTQLNHDRQSTVRTIYDLAVERTAEHRVRITVTGSGFLYNMVRIIAGTLHEVGRGRIAQSAVPAILASADRRQAGPTAAPTGLCLEWIRYPGDNSGDSPTNPA from the coding sequence GTGCCCACCTACCGCCTCACTCTTCGCTACGACGGCACCGCCTTCTGCGGCTGGCAGAAGCAGGAACCACCCGCTCCGGTCCCCGGCGAGCCCGTCGCCACCGGCTCGGCCATCCACCACGCCGACCCCTCATTACCCGCCCCGCCCGGCCGCGTCGCCCTCCGCACCGTGCAGGCCGTGGCCGAGCAGGCCGTCCGCCAGGTCGTCCGCGAGCCGATCATCCTGACCGGCGCCAGCCGCACCGACGCCGGCGTCCACGCGAGGGGCCAGACCGCCGCGTTCACCTGCTCGGACGGCAGCGACCCCGCCCGCCACGGCGGCGGCTGGCCCGTCGAGCGCGGCCTCGACGCCCTCGTCCGCGCCGTCAACGGCCGCCTGCCGCAAGACGTACTCCTCACCCACGCCCAGCCCACGCACGACGCCTTCAACCCCATCGGCGACGCCCAGCGCAAGGCCTACACCTACACCTTCCACGACCACCACCAGCGCCCGCTCTTCGATCGCGCCTTCGTCACGCACACCCACCACACCCTCGACGCCGCCGCCATGCACGCCGCCGCCCAGCACCTGGTGGGCGAGCACGACTTCGCCGCCTTCACCCAGCTCAACCACGACCGCCAGAGTACCGTGCGCACGATCTACGACCTCGCCGTCGAGCGAACCGCCGAGCACCGCGTCCGCATCACCGTCACCGGCAGCGGCTTCCTCTACAACATGGTCCGCATCATCGCCGGCACGCTGCACGAAGTGGGGCGCGGCCGGATTGCCCAGAGCGCCGTGCCTGCCATCCTTGCCAGCGCCGATCGACGCCAGGCCGGCCCCACCGCCGCCCCCACAGGCCTGTGCCTCGAGTGGATCAGGTACCCAGGCGACAATTCCGGCGATTCTCCGACAAATCCCGCGTGA
- a CDS encoding phenylalanine 4-monooxygenase — MQANLESSTVIDSTEARNAQAAADKAPFQASADIDTSKFFITQNMAGYTQENHEVWRLLYSERMKTLDQQASTVFLDGMRAIGLPSDAVPEVAAINANLAQRTGWQSRPVPGYLPAKAFFACLAGGEFPTTITIRPRHLLHYLPEPDIFHDIFGHVPLHADKVFAEFLRTYGQAALHCEDPYHIERLGRLFWFTVEFGLIKEAGQTKLYGSGLISSLGESEHALRSPHVDRRPFDMDRVCDTPFEIDHYQPILYVLESFEQLRDAMNKYAERVMNARKTSAA; from the coding sequence ATGCAAGCCAATCTCGAGAGCAGCACGGTCATCGACAGCACCGAGGCGCGAAACGCCCAGGCCGCCGCCGACAAGGCCCCATTCCAGGCCTCGGCCGACATCGATACCTCGAAATTCTTCATCACCCAGAACATGGCGGGCTATACCCAGGAAAACCACGAGGTCTGGCGACTCCTCTACAGCGAACGCATGAAGACCCTCGACCAGCAGGCCTCCACCGTCTTCCTCGACGGCATGCGCGCCATCGGCCTGCCCAGCGACGCCGTGCCCGAGGTCGCCGCCATCAACGCCAATCTGGCCCAGCGCACCGGCTGGCAGAGCCGACCCGTGCCGGGGTACCTGCCGGCCAAGGCCTTCTTCGCCTGCCTGGCGGGCGGCGAGTTCCCCACCACCATCACCATCCGCCCGCGCCACCTGCTGCACTACCTGCCCGAGCCGGACATCTTCCACGACATCTTCGGCCACGTGCCCCTGCACGCCGACAAGGTCTTTGCCGAGTTCCTGCGCACCTACGGCCAGGCCGCCCTGCACTGCGAGGACCCCTACCACATCGAGCGCCTGGGCCGCCTCTTCTGGTTCACCGTCGAGTTCGGCCTCATCAAGGAAGCGGGCCAGACCAAGCTCTACGGCAGCGGCCTGATCAGCAGCCTGGGCGAGAGCGAGCACGCCCTGCGCAGCCCCCACGTCGACCGCCGCCCCTTCGACATGGACCGCGTCTGCGACACCCCCTTCGAGATCGACCACTACCAGCCGATCCTGTACGTGCTCGAGAGCTTCGAGCAGCTTCGTGACGCGATGAACAAGTACGCGGAGCGGGTGATGAATGCGAGGAAGACGAGTGCGGCATGA
- a CDS encoding TlpA family protein disulfide reductase: MLGRRGQFVPAGGWVLGTAGVVSAMVCMVSPAYAQEGEIARTRLEECREAIKELKTLQYVGSVDAEGGLFGTIEKLDSKVWMERVGEGEASEWNHRRQGEVVVRDPTSEGNMTVEFNVIRKGPNITYTAHDLRTVYERYHRAARHKSVTVAQTGWIAEFADDTPFERELTLPEVKLSLEIGGDKVGDDVCDVVQVAFGDQRQVVRWSISQDTDLPRRKETRLADNRQTFTITNIAVNKDLPEDIFSPERPEGYAFNTTVRTGRDRPAAQNPRAPVYPSAKPFEVTIAEGPGKGETVSLESLQGNVVVLDFWTGWSGTSKDSRGDIQAIAAQFEDEPVEVLSMTWRERNRVQAGIDAWKASNATYPLATGADAVAIEYAVSSFPTVFVVTKDGKLVFSLTEYNEDTFRTSITEAVQKALDGGFDAPATMQGSEGGNQTTTEAGGNQTGGNGNQGGNGNQGGNGNKPAGNQGGNGNQPK; this comes from the coding sequence ATGCTCGGTCGAAGAGGTCAGTTTGTCCCGGCTGGTGGCTGGGTTTTGGGTACGGCCGGCGTCGTGTCGGCGATGGTGTGCATGGTCTCGCCGGCGTACGCCCAGGAGGGCGAGATCGCGCGGACCCGGCTGGAGGAGTGCCGCGAGGCGATCAAGGAGCTGAAGACGCTGCAGTACGTCGGCTCGGTCGACGCCGAGGGCGGCCTGTTCGGCACCATCGAGAAGCTCGACAGCAAGGTGTGGATGGAGCGCGTGGGCGAGGGTGAGGCTTCCGAGTGGAACCACCGCCGCCAGGGCGAGGTCGTGGTGCGCGACCCGACGTCGGAAGGCAACATGACGGTTGAGTTCAACGTGATCCGCAAGGGTCCGAACATCACCTACACCGCGCACGACCTGCGCACGGTGTACGAGCGGTACCACCGGGCGGCGCGGCACAAGAGCGTGACCGTCGCGCAGACGGGGTGGATCGCCGAGTTTGCCGACGACACCCCCTTCGAGCGCGAGCTGACACTGCCCGAGGTGAAGCTGAGCCTCGAGATTGGTGGCGATAAGGTGGGCGACGACGTGTGCGACGTGGTTCAGGTTGCCTTCGGCGACCAGCGCCAGGTGGTCCGCTGGTCGATCAGCCAGGACACCGACCTGCCCCGTCGCAAGGAGACGCGTCTGGCCGACAATCGGCAGACGTTCACGATCACGAACATCGCGGTGAACAAGGACCTGCCCGAGGACATCTTCAGCCCCGAGCGGCCCGAGGGGTACGCGTTCAACACGACCGTGCGCACGGGTCGTGATCGTCCCGCCGCGCAGAATCCTCGCGCACCGGTGTATCCGTCGGCCAAGCCGTTCGAGGTGACCATCGCCGAGGGCCCGGGCAAGGGCGAGACGGTGAGCCTGGAGAGCCTGCAAGGCAACGTGGTGGTGCTGGACTTCTGGACCGGTTGGTCCGGGACGTCGAAGGACTCGCGTGGTGACATCCAGGCGATCGCCGCCCAGTTCGAGGATGAGCCCGTGGAGGTGCTGAGCATGACCTGGCGCGAGCGCAATCGCGTGCAGGCTGGCATCGACGCGTGGAAGGCCAGCAACGCGACTTACCCGCTGGCGACCGGTGCCGACGCGGTCGCGATCGAGTACGCGGTGAGCAGCTTCCCGACGGTGTTCGTCGTGACCAAGGACGGCAAGCTGGTGTTCTCGCTGACCGAGTACAACGAGGACACGTTCCGCACGAGCATCACCGAGGCCGTGCAGAAGGCGCTCGACGGCGGCTTCGATGCCCCTGCCACGATGCAGGGTAGCGAGGGTGGCAACCAGACCACGACCGAGGCCGGCGGTAACCAGACCGGTGGCAACGGCAACCAGGGTGGAAACGGCAACCAGGGCGGCAACGGTAACAAGCCCGCTGGCAACCAGGGTGGCAACGGCAACCAGCCGAAGTAA
- the ppdK gene encoding pyruvate, phosphate dikinase has product MAPPAKTSKRHAAKTTKKAPTVKKTRPNVGGRPRDAKMVYYFGKTKAEATSDMKALVGGKGANLSEMTSIGLPVPPGFTITTETCAKYYEGGKRLPHGLMNEVHQNMSLVAKEMGREFGSKDNPLLVSVRSGAAVSMPGMMDTILNLGLNDEAVEGLANTTGNRRFAYDAYRRLINMFGDVVMGVGHEVFEKAFDKIKLKYEAKTDNDVPEHGIVELAEAYKTVYRKSVGDEFPQNPSKQLELAIEAVFKSWNADRAISYRRLSGITGLTGTAVNIQAMVYGNMGEDSGTGVAFTRNPSTGENKFYGEFLINAQGEDVVAGIRTPQPVDEMPKWNSKVYDQLIKIKGTLEEHYQDMQDIEFTIERNKLFMLQTRTGKRTGAAAVRIACDMVRERLITEEEAILRIPAADLIQLLLPSFDEGAKPKGSVLTRGLPASPGAAVGKPAFTAEEAVERTHAGEHVILVRKETSPEDVDGMHSAVGILTSTGGMTSHAAVVARGWGKCCVAGAGDVHIDAKKGTFTIGSKTFKRTDTISIDGSTGEIMTGAIPTVEPKLSGDFAKIMRWADKYRTLLVRTNADTPEDSRRARDFGAQGIGLCRTEHMFFEGERIMAMREMILADTEDARKAALDKLLPYQRDDFIGIFTAMKGLPVTIRLLDPPLHEFLPHESDTIKDLAKTLGVPAKKIEQRVTQLHESNPMLGHRGCRLAVTYPEILVMQVRAIVEAMINCQHNKIKAMPEIMIPLVGVAKELHILRKLVEQTIHDVRAENDIKSALNIKIGTMIEVPRAAITADKIAEHADFFSFGTNDLTQMTFGYSRDDSATFLPEYVGQEILPADPFQQLDAEGVGELVKMAIEKGRGVNDQLKIGVCGEHGGDPVSVHFCHAAGLDYVSCSPFRVPIARLAAAQAALMHDKKKK; this is encoded by the coding sequence ATGGCACCACCCGCAAAGACTTCCAAGCGTCACGCCGCCAAGACCACCAAGAAGGCCCCCACGGTCAAGAAGACCAGGCCGAACGTAGGCGGCAGGCCACGAGACGCCAAGATGGTGTACTACTTCGGCAAAACAAAGGCCGAGGCCACCAGCGACATGAAGGCCCTCGTCGGCGGCAAGGGAGCCAACCTCTCGGAGATGACCTCCATTGGCCTCCCGGTCCCCCCCGGCTTCACCATCACCACCGAGACCTGCGCCAAGTACTACGAGGGCGGCAAGCGCCTGCCCCACGGCCTCATGAACGAGGTCCACCAGAACATGTCCCTGGTCGCCAAGGAGATGGGCCGCGAGTTCGGCAGCAAGGACAACCCCCTGCTCGTCTCGGTCCGCTCGGGCGCCGCCGTCAGCATGCCGGGCATGATGGACACCATCCTCAACCTGGGCCTGAACGACGAGGCCGTCGAGGGCCTGGCCAACACCACCGGCAACCGCCGCTTCGCCTACGACGCCTACCGCCGCCTCATCAACATGTTCGGCGACGTCGTCATGGGCGTCGGCCATGAAGTTTTCGAGAAGGCCTTCGACAAGATCAAGCTCAAGTACGAGGCCAAGACCGACAACGACGTGCCCGAGCACGGCATCGTCGAGCTGGCCGAGGCCTACAAGACCGTCTACCGCAAGTCGGTCGGCGACGAGTTCCCCCAGAACCCGAGCAAGCAGCTCGAGCTGGCCATCGAGGCCGTCTTCAAGAGCTGGAACGCCGACCGCGCCATCAGCTATCGCCGCCTGAGCGGTATCACCGGGCTCACGGGCACGGCGGTCAACATCCAAGCCATGGTCTACGGCAACATGGGTGAGGACTCGGGCACGGGCGTGGCCTTCACGCGCAACCCCAGCACGGGCGAGAACAAGTTCTACGGCGAGTTCCTCATCAACGCCCAGGGCGAGGACGTGGTCGCGGGCATCCGCACCCCCCAGCCCGTCGACGAGATGCCCAAGTGGAACAGCAAGGTCTACGACCAGCTCATCAAGATCAAGGGCACGCTCGAAGAACACTACCAGGACATGCAGGACATCGAGTTCACCATCGAGCGGAACAAGCTGTTCATGCTCCAGACGCGTACCGGCAAGCGCACCGGCGCCGCCGCAGTCCGCATCGCCTGCGATATGGTCCGTGAGCGCCTGATCACCGAAGAGGAAGCGATCCTCCGCATCCCCGCGGCCGACCTCATCCAGCTCCTGCTGCCCAGCTTCGACGAGGGTGCCAAGCCCAAGGGTTCGGTGCTCACGCGCGGCCTGCCCGCCTCGCCCGGCGCGGCGGTCGGCAAGCCTGCCTTCACCGCCGAGGAAGCCGTCGAGCGCACCCACGCCGGCGAGCACGTCATCCTCGTACGCAAAGAGACCAGCCCCGAGGACGTCGATGGCATGCACTCGGCCGTGGGCATCCTCACCAGCACCGGCGGCATGACCAGCCACGCGGCGGTCGTCGCTCGCGGCTGGGGCAAGTGCTGCGTCGCCGGCGCAGGAGACGTCCATATCGATGCCAAGAAGGGCACCTTCACGATCGGTAGCAAGACCTTCAAGCGCACCGACACCATCTCCATCGATGGCTCGACCGGCGAGATCATGACCGGCGCCATCCCCACCGTCGAGCCCAAGCTGAGCGGCGACTTCGCCAAGATCATGCGCTGGGCCGACAAGTACCGCACCCTGCTGGTGCGCACCAACGCCGACACCCCCGAAGACTCACGCCGCGCCCGAGACTTCGGTGCCCAGGGCATCGGCCTCTGCCGCACCGAGCACATGTTCTTCGAGGGCGAGCGCATCATGGCGATGCGCGAGATGATCCTGGCCGACACCGAGGACGCCCGCAAGGCCGCCCTCGACAAGCTGCTGCCCTACCAGCGCGACGACTTCATCGGCATCTTCACCGCCATGAAGGGCCTGCCCGTCACCATCCGCTTGCTGGACCCGCCCCTGCACGAATTCCTGCCGCACGAGAGCGACACCATCAAGGACCTGGCCAAGACGCTGGGCGTGCCCGCCAAGAAGATCGAGCAGCGCGTCACCCAGCTCCACGAGAGCAACCCCATGCTCGGCCACCGCGGCTGCCGCCTGGCGGTCACCTATCCCGAGATCCTCGTGATGCAGGTCCGCGCCATCGTCGAGGCGATGATCAACTGCCAGCACAACAAGATCAAGGCCATGCCCGAGATAATGATCCCGCTGGTGGGCGTCGCCAAGGAGCTGCACATCCTCCGCAAGCTCGTCGAGCAGACCATCCACGACGTCCGCGCCGAGAACGACATCAAGAGCGCCCTCAACATCAAGATCGGCACTATGATCGAGGTGCCCCGCGCCGCCATCACCGCCGACAAGATCGCCGAGCACGCCGACTTCTTCAGCTTCGGCACCAACGACCTCACCCAGATGACCTTCGGCTACTCGCGAGACGACTCGGCCACCTTCCTGCCCGAGTACGTGGGCCAGGAAATCCTCCCGGCCGACCCCTTCCAACAGCTCGACGCCGAGGGCGTGGGTGAGCTGGTCAAGATGGCCATCGAGAAGGGCCGGGGCGTCAACGACCAGCTCAAGATCGGCGTCTGCGGCGAGCATGGCGGCGACCCCGTCAGCGTGCACTTCTGCCACGCCGCGGGCCTCGACTACGTGAGTTGCTCGCCCTTCCGCGTGCCCATCGCCCGCCTGGCCGCCGCCCAGGCCGCGTTGATGCACGACAAGAAAAAGAAGTAA
- a CDS encoding chorismate-binding protein, protein MYQVNLAHALVGRFEGCPRALFVDLARASSPAMGCYLELPVLPDGRRRAVLSLSPELLVRYDATTRTLTSEPMKGTRPGTELGLHELRDAEKDKAELAMIVDLMRNDVGRVSAIGTVRVEESRMLVHHGPAEGGVWQASARVSGRLRDGLTLDDALRALLPAGSITGAPKVRAMQVIHEMEPTPRGPYCGAIGVIGEGGNAELAVGIRTAVIVGDEIRYSVGAGIVAESDPEMEWAETLAKAGPLRAVGAVIEDDG, encoded by the coding sequence ATGTATCAGGTGAACCTGGCGCACGCGCTGGTGGGCCGGTTCGAGGGTTGCCCGCGGGCGTTGTTTGTCGATCTTGCACGGGCGTCGTCGCCGGCGATGGGGTGTTATCTTGAGCTGCCGGTGCTGCCCGATGGCCGGCGGCGCGCGGTGCTGAGCTTGAGTCCTGAGCTGCTGGTTCGGTACGACGCCACGACGCGGACGCTGACGAGCGAGCCGATGAAGGGCACGCGTCCGGGGACTGAACTCGGCTTGCACGAGCTGCGCGATGCTGAGAAGGACAAGGCCGAGCTGGCGATGATCGTTGACCTCATGCGCAACGATGTTGGGCGCGTGAGCGCCATTGGTACCGTGCGCGTTGAGGAGTCGCGGATGCTCGTGCATCATGGGCCGGCCGAGGGCGGCGTGTGGCAGGCGAGCGCCCGGGTGAGCGGGCGGCTGCGTGATGGGCTCACCCTCGACGACGCGCTGCGGGCGTTGCTGCCGGCGGGGTCGATCACGGGCGCGCCGAAGGTGCGGGCGATGCAGGTGATCCACGAGATGGAGCCGACGCCGCGCGGGCCGTATTGCGGGGCGATCGGTGTGATCGGTGAGGGGGGCAACGCCGAACTCGCCGTTGGCATCCGCACGGCCGTCATCGTGGGCGACGAGATCCGCTACTCGGTGGGTGCGGGCATCGTGGCCGAGAGCGATCCCGAGATGGAGTGGGCCGAGACGCTGGCCAAGGCCGGGCCGCTGCGGGCGGTTGGCGCGGTGATCGAGGACGATGGGTAG
- a CDS encoding NUDIX domain-containing protein: MPDIRADLVDVYVMRERDGAVEFLQLRRTAEPMAGTWQPVMGHVEAGESAVQAAVRELGEEVGLRGGDPAWLGFWQLEEVHPYFVAAMDAVVLSPRFAVLADELWEPDLSGDDAHNAHRWIDAGGVREAFMWPGQCRACDEAAGLLATRGSSLERALRLRPGG, from the coding sequence GTGCCTGATATTCGTGCTGATCTGGTGGACGTGTACGTCATGCGCGAGCGTGATGGGGCTGTGGAGTTCTTGCAACTGCGTCGAACAGCCGAGCCCATGGCGGGCACGTGGCAGCCGGTAATGGGGCACGTCGAGGCGGGTGAGAGCGCGGTGCAGGCCGCGGTGCGTGAATTGGGTGAAGAGGTGGGCTTGCGTGGCGGCGATCCGGCGTGGCTTGGGTTCTGGCAGCTCGAGGAGGTGCATCCGTATTTCGTTGCGGCGATGGACGCGGTGGTGCTCTCGCCGAGGTTTGCGGTGCTGGCGGACGAGTTGTGGGAGCCGGACTTATCTGGAGATGATGCGCACAATGCGCATCGGTGGATTGATGCCGGCGGCGTGCGCGAGGCGTTCATGTGGCCCGGGCAGTGCCGGGCGTGCGACGAGGCGGCGGGGCTGCTGGCTACGCGCGGATCTTCTCTCGAGCGGGCGCTCCGGCTGCGGCCGGGTGGATAG
- a CDS encoding glycosyltransferase, producing the protein MTPVSYITCTRNRPAELAATIRTLDALHRDRPEPVEFVIADNGSDTPVLECLPETTIPVRVVRLPENIGAAARNHAAQEAEHDWLVMLDDDSAPRDPGHLDVLATTHEDTAVVMADITLPDGSRERGGLPEVLVGCGAAIRKQAYLDAGGYDPSFFFAAEEPDLCARIIAAGWRIESNPYFRVLHHKTPTNRDLNRMLRLLTRNQGMIVERTTPAHDRSFLRRDHIRRCAWIAKKENATEGFRQGLSELRTLRHTLKREPLSDVHYERFTGLHHARGAVQHARFETACLVHEGKHAWAVRRALAEAGITLVDANEAERLVIGTLSPGPMLDALAELRAAGEGDRALAPWTEAPRLLDAAIHPAAAGAPAREKIRA; encoded by the coding sequence GTGACCCCCGTCAGCTACATTACCTGCACGCGCAACCGCCCGGCCGAACTGGCCGCCACCATCCGCACGCTCGATGCGCTGCACCGCGATCGCCCCGAGCCCGTCGAGTTCGTCATCGCCGACAACGGATCCGACACGCCCGTGCTCGAGTGCCTGCCCGAAACCACCATCCCCGTGCGTGTTGTTCGATTGCCCGAGAACATCGGCGCTGCCGCGCGCAACCATGCCGCCCAAGAAGCCGAGCACGATTGGCTGGTCATGCTCGACGACGACAGCGCCCCCAGAGACCCGGGCCACCTGGATGTGCTTGCCACAACGCACGAAGACACCGCCGTCGTCATGGCCGACATCACCCTGCCCGACGGCTCGCGCGAGCGCGGCGGGCTGCCGGAAGTCCTCGTCGGCTGCGGCGCGGCTATTCGCAAGCAAGCCTACCTCGACGCCGGCGGCTACGACCCCAGCTTCTTCTTCGCCGCCGAGGAGCCCGATCTGTGCGCCCGCATTATCGCGGCCGGCTGGCGTATCGAGTCAAACCCATATTTCCGCGTCTTGCACCACAAGACCCCGACCAACCGCGACCTCAACCGCATGCTCCGGCTGCTGACACGCAACCAGGGCATGATCGTCGAGCGCACCACGCCCGCGCACGACCGGAGCTTCCTCCGCCGCGACCACATCCGTCGCTGCGCGTGGATCGCCAAGAAAGAAAACGCGACCGAGGGCTTCCGCCAGGGCCTAAGCGAGCTGCGCACGCTCCGCCACACCCTGAAACGCGAGCCCCTCAGTGATGTTCACTACGAACGCTTCACCGGCCTCCACCACGCTCGCGGAGCCGTCCAACACGCCCGATTCGAGACGGCCTGCCTCGTCCACGAGGGCAAGCACGCCTGGGCCGTGCGCCGGGCGCTCGCCGAGGCCGGCATCACACTCGTCGACGCCAACGAAGCCGAACGCCTGGTCATCGGCACCCTCTCACCGGGCCCGATGCTCGACGCGCTGGCCGAGTTGAGAGCCGCGGGGGAGGGCGACCGGGCCCTCGCGCCATGGACCGAAGCGCCGCGACTGCTCGACGCTGCTATCCACCCGGCCGCAGCCGGAGCGCCCGCTCGAGAGAAGATCCGCGCGTAG